A single window of Zea mays cultivar B73 chromosome 10, Zm-B73-REFERENCE-NAM-5.0, whole genome shotgun sequence DNA harbors:
- the LOC100191739 gene encoding uncharacterized LOC100191739: MTSPMVATPVQFHTTGRLSFCSFSFPSASGRRRFAAVRASAETMATEKLGIKVERNPPESRLSELGVRQWPKWGCEKSKFPWTYSAKETCYLLQGKVKVYPEGHGEEFVEIGAGDLVVFPKGMSCTWDVAEAVDKHYNFE, from the exons ATGACGAGCCCAATGGTGGCCACCCCGGTCCAGTTCCACACAACCGGCCGCCTCAGCTTCTGCTCCTTTTCCTTTCCCAGCGCATCAGGGAGGCGGCGATTCGCGGCGGTGAGGGCGTCCGCGGAGACGATGGCGACGGAGAAGCTGGGCATCAAGGTGGAGCGCAACCCGCCCGAGTCCCGTCTCTCCGAGCTCGGCGTCCGCCAGTGGCCCAA gTGGGGGTGCGAGAAGAGCAAGTTCCCGTGGACCTACTCCGCCAAGGAGACGTGCTACCTGCTGCAGGGGAAGGTGAAGGTGTACCCCGAAGGCCACGGGGAGGAGTTCGTGGAGATCGGCGCGGGAGACCTTGTCGTCTTCCCCAAGGGCATGAGCTGCACCTGGGACGTCGCCGAGGCCGTCGACAAGCACTACAACTTCGagtag